A single region of the Hippoglossus hippoglossus isolate fHipHip1 chromosome 17, fHipHip1.pri, whole genome shotgun sequence genome encodes:
- the LOC117778445 gene encoding ATP-sensitive inward rectifier potassium channel 10-like isoform X2 has protein sequence MEMEYILLESSSPQKVCHSQTQTDVLKPLLGGVSGASGTLRKRRRVLSKDGRSNVRIEHITGRNALYMRDLWTTFLDMQWRYKFFVFTATFAGTWFLFGVLWYLVALVHGDLLEFDPPSNHTPCVMQMQTLTGAFLFSLESQTTIGYGFRCITEECPAAVILLIIQLVLTMLMEIFITGTFLAKVARPKKRGETVKFSQHAVVSTHEGRPCLMIRVANMRKSLLLGCQVSGKLLQTSLTKEGETVRLDQRNVPFQVDTSSDSPFLILPLTFYHIIDDNSPLRAWAAKGGGWTDPELADFELLVIMSATVEPTSATCQVRTSYLPDEILWGYEFPPVVSLSPSGKYVADFAFFDKVAKTKTTPIFKPSSPQHEYQSNGGGTVPDLSDPEKIRLEQSYRERGEERGRVRDTPLSVRISNV, from the exons atggagatggAATACATCCTACTGGAGAG CTCCTCTCCTCAGAAGGTTTGCCACTCGCAGACACAGACGGACGTTTTGAAACCTTTGCTGGGCGGCGTTTCCGGAGCGAGCGGGactctgaggaagaggaggcgtgTTCTGTCGAAGGATGGGCGCAGCAACGTGCGGATCGAGCACATCACCGGGCGGAATGCTCTGTACATGCGTGACCTCTGGACGACGTTCCTGGACATGCAGTGGCGCTACAAGTTCTTCGTGTTCACGGCGACCTTTGCAGGGACCTGGTTCCTGTTCGGGGTGCTGTGGTACCTGGTGGCACTGGTGCATGGAGACCTGctgg AGTTCGACCCTCCGTCGAACCACACACCCTGCGTGATGCAGATGCAGACCCTGACGGGagccttcctcttctccctggAGTCCCAGACAACCATTGGCTACGGCTTCCGCTGCATCACTGAAGAATGCCCAGCGGCCGTCATCCTCCTCATTATCCAGCTGGTCCTCACCATGCTGATGGAGATCTTCATCACTGGAACCTTTCTGGCCAAG GTTGCTCGACCCAAAAAGCGAGGAGAGACGGTAAAGTTTAGCCAACATGCTGTGGTGTCCACGCATGAAGGTCGCCCCTGCCTGATGATCCGAGTGGCCAACATGCGCAAGAGCCTTCTGCTTGGGTGTCAG GTGAGTGGAAAACTGCTCCAGACGTCTCTGACCAAGGAGGGCGAGACGGTTCGTCTGGACCAGAGGAACGTCCCCTTCCAGGTGGACACATCCAGTGACAGCCCCTTCCTCATCCTGCCCCTCACCTTCTACCACATCATCGATGACAACAGCCCCCTGCGGGCCTGGGCAGCCAAGG GTGGGGGCTGGACAGATCCAGAACTGGCTGACTTTGAGCTGCTGGTGATCATGAGCGCCACGGTGGAGCCGACCTCCGCCACCTGCCAGGTCCGCACCTCCTACCTGCCCGACGAGATCCTCTGGGGCTATGAGTTCCCCCCCGTAGTCTCCCTGTCCCCATCAGGTAAATACGTAGCGGACTTTGCCTTCTTCGACAAAGTGGCCAAGACCAAGACCACGCCCATCTTCAAACCATCCAGCCCCCAGCACGAGTACCAGAGCAACGGGGGCGGGACTGTGCCCGACTTGTCCGATCCAGAGAAGATCCGTCTGGAGCAGAGCTACAGGGAGCGAGGGGAGGAGCGTGGCCGGGTCAGAGACACTCCTCTCAGTGTTCGCATCAGCAATGTGTGA
- the LOC117778445 gene encoding ATP-sensitive inward rectifier potassium channel 10-like isoform X3 has translation MRDLWTTFLDMQWRYKFFVFTATFAGTWFLFGVLWYLVALVHGDLLEFDPPSNHTPCVMQMQTLTGAFLFSLESQTTIGYGFRCITEECPAAVILLIIQLVLTMLMEIFITGTFLAKVARPKKRGETVKFSQHAVVSTHEGRPCLMIRVANMRKSLLLGCQVSGKLLQTSLTKEGETVRLDQRNVPFQVDTSSDSPFLILPLTFYHIIDDNSPLRAWAAKGGGWTDPELADFELLVIMSATVEPTSATCQVRTSYLPDEILWGYEFPPVVSLSPSGKYVADFAFFDKVAKTKTTPIFKPSSPQHEYQSNGGGTVPDLSDPEKIRLEQSYRERGEERGRVRDTPLSVRISNV, from the exons ATGCGTGACCTCTGGACGACGTTCCTGGACATGCAGTGGCGCTACAAGTTCTTCGTGTTCACGGCGACCTTTGCAGGGACCTGGTTCCTGTTCGGGGTGCTGTGGTACCTGGTGGCACTGGTGCATGGAGACCTGctgg AGTTCGACCCTCCGTCGAACCACACACCCTGCGTGATGCAGATGCAGACCCTGACGGGagccttcctcttctccctggAGTCCCAGACAACCATTGGCTACGGCTTCCGCTGCATCACTGAAGAATGCCCAGCGGCCGTCATCCTCCTCATTATCCAGCTGGTCCTCACCATGCTGATGGAGATCTTCATCACTGGAACCTTTCTGGCCAAG GTTGCTCGACCCAAAAAGCGAGGAGAGACGGTAAAGTTTAGCCAACATGCTGTGGTGTCCACGCATGAAGGTCGCCCCTGCCTGATGATCCGAGTGGCCAACATGCGCAAGAGCCTTCTGCTTGGGTGTCAG GTGAGTGGAAAACTGCTCCAGACGTCTCTGACCAAGGAGGGCGAGACGGTTCGTCTGGACCAGAGGAACGTCCCCTTCCAGGTGGACACATCCAGTGACAGCCCCTTCCTCATCCTGCCCCTCACCTTCTACCACATCATCGATGACAACAGCCCCCTGCGGGCCTGGGCAGCCAAGG GTGGGGGCTGGACAGATCCAGAACTGGCTGACTTTGAGCTGCTGGTGATCATGAGCGCCACGGTGGAGCCGACCTCCGCCACCTGCCAGGTCCGCACCTCCTACCTGCCCGACGAGATCCTCTGGGGCTATGAGTTCCCCCCCGTAGTCTCCCTGTCCCCATCAGGTAAATACGTAGCGGACTTTGCCTTCTTCGACAAAGTGGCCAAGACCAAGACCACGCCCATCTTCAAACCATCCAGCCCCCAGCACGAGTACCAGAGCAACGGGGGCGGGACTGTGCCCGACTTGTCCGATCCAGAGAAGATCCGTCTGGAGCAGAGCTACAGGGAGCGAGGGGAGGAGCGTGGCCGGGTCAGAGACACTCCTCTCAGTGTTCGCATCAGCAATGTGTGA
- the LOC117778445 gene encoding ATP-sensitive inward rectifier potassium channel 10-like isoform X1 — MTSATPPSSRSSSPQKVCHSQTQTDVLKPLLGGVSGASGTLRKRRRVLSKDGRSNVRIEHITGRNALYMRDLWTTFLDMQWRYKFFVFTATFAGTWFLFGVLWYLVALVHGDLLEFDPPSNHTPCVMQMQTLTGAFLFSLESQTTIGYGFRCITEECPAAVILLIIQLVLTMLMEIFITGTFLAKVARPKKRGETVKFSQHAVVSTHEGRPCLMIRVANMRKSLLLGCQVSGKLLQTSLTKEGETVRLDQRNVPFQVDTSSDSPFLILPLTFYHIIDDNSPLRAWAAKGGGWTDPELADFELLVIMSATVEPTSATCQVRTSYLPDEILWGYEFPPVVSLSPSGKYVADFAFFDKVAKTKTTPIFKPSSPQHEYQSNGGGTVPDLSDPEKIRLEQSYRERGEERGRVRDTPLSVRISNV, encoded by the exons ATGACGTCTGccacacctccctcctctcgtAGCTCCTCTCCTCAGAAGGTTTGCCACTCGCAGACACAGACGGACGTTTTGAAACCTTTGCTGGGCGGCGTTTCCGGAGCGAGCGGGactctgaggaagaggaggcgtgTTCTGTCGAAGGATGGGCGCAGCAACGTGCGGATCGAGCACATCACCGGGCGGAATGCTCTGTACATGCGTGACCTCTGGACGACGTTCCTGGACATGCAGTGGCGCTACAAGTTCTTCGTGTTCACGGCGACCTTTGCAGGGACCTGGTTCCTGTTCGGGGTGCTGTGGTACCTGGTGGCACTGGTGCATGGAGACCTGctgg AGTTCGACCCTCCGTCGAACCACACACCCTGCGTGATGCAGATGCAGACCCTGACGGGagccttcctcttctccctggAGTCCCAGACAACCATTGGCTACGGCTTCCGCTGCATCACTGAAGAATGCCCAGCGGCCGTCATCCTCCTCATTATCCAGCTGGTCCTCACCATGCTGATGGAGATCTTCATCACTGGAACCTTTCTGGCCAAG GTTGCTCGACCCAAAAAGCGAGGAGAGACGGTAAAGTTTAGCCAACATGCTGTGGTGTCCACGCATGAAGGTCGCCCCTGCCTGATGATCCGAGTGGCCAACATGCGCAAGAGCCTTCTGCTTGGGTGTCAG GTGAGTGGAAAACTGCTCCAGACGTCTCTGACCAAGGAGGGCGAGACGGTTCGTCTGGACCAGAGGAACGTCCCCTTCCAGGTGGACACATCCAGTGACAGCCCCTTCCTCATCCTGCCCCTCACCTTCTACCACATCATCGATGACAACAGCCCCCTGCGGGCCTGGGCAGCCAAGG GTGGGGGCTGGACAGATCCAGAACTGGCTGACTTTGAGCTGCTGGTGATCATGAGCGCCACGGTGGAGCCGACCTCCGCCACCTGCCAGGTCCGCACCTCCTACCTGCCCGACGAGATCCTCTGGGGCTATGAGTTCCCCCCCGTAGTCTCCCTGTCCCCATCAGGTAAATACGTAGCGGACTTTGCCTTCTTCGACAAAGTGGCCAAGACCAAGACCACGCCCATCTTCAAACCATCCAGCCCCCAGCACGAGTACCAGAGCAACGGGGGCGGGACTGTGCCCGACTTGTCCGATCCAGAGAAGATCCGTCTGGAGCAGAGCTACAGGGAGCGAGGGGAGGAGCGTGGCCGGGTCAGAGACACTCCTCTCAGTGTTCGCATCAGCAATGTGTGA